In Poecile atricapillus isolate bPoeAtr1 chromosome 1, bPoeAtr1.hap1, whole genome shotgun sequence, the sequence GCTGCTGTGAACATCTAAGTGAGCAGATGTTTCAGGTGAACCAAATGTCTAAGTGCCTACCTGCATGTCCTTGTAGTGTAGGTTCAGAGCCTGCCCACAGCTCACCAGGTAGTATTGAGATGATTACAAGGTTGTTTCCATGCTGAAGTAGAGTGGAGTTATGCGTCTGCTGTCCACCCTTTGCAGCATAACCTCGTGGTCAATGCAGCCATTCAGAAAGAGGgagacagaaattaaattctcaTTGCAGTGAATCCATTTCTCTTGCCACTGGGAAGCATCCCTTAATCACCACTTTGCAGGTAAATGGTGGAGGGGAGACACTTCCACACCTCATTTAAAAGAATAGAAGATTGCAAGAGCTGGAGGTTGTAAATTCTGGGAGATGATGGGATTGGCAAGAGGGACCTTTACTCTAACCTTGGCCGTATTAGTCAGAAACATACTAGTCACCTAAGCCCTCATGCCTCTGTACTTATGTTAGACAGTTCCAGAAAGTGTGTGGAAGCAATTTGGAGTAGACAGACCAGTGAGAAGACACAAGGGAATAAAACTGTATTAGTGAAGATTTAGGTTAGAAAATGGGAGAAGATTTTTCACCCAGAGGATAGTTGGGCACTGAaacaggctcctcagggaagtAGTCACAGGACCAAATCTGTCTGAGTGCCCTGAGTTCAAGAAGTATTTGGACTATGCTTTCAGGAACATGGTATGATTCTTGGTGCGATTTTGCACAGGGCCAGAAGATGGACTTTGATGTTCCTTGTGGATCCTTCTGGCTCAGAATGTTCTAAATGCTTGGCTTTACTGTACACAAGGACCAGGTCTTTGCATAACATCACTTGCAGCAAAAGACTAGAGTGGATTTTTGCTCTCATTTTTTCATCCTGAAATATCTTATTTAGATGGAGCTGATTTAAGGTCTTTAGCAGTATTCAGTTCTCTCTCAACTGGCTCCCATGATGTCATACTGGGTGCATTTACTCCATTAAAGGAATTCAACATGTCAGGAAGCACTTGTATTCACTGCTGAGTTTATCATAGAACTGtaaaatggtttgtgttggaagggaccttcaaggtTATCTAATTCCCACCCCTCTGTCATGGACAGGAATGTCTACCACTAGACCATATTGCTTAAAGCCCTACCCAGCTTGGCCTTATATCTTGCTTCAAATCAGCATGATCCTAGAAAGAGAGTGTGTTTGTAGGTGGATAGGAAACTTACTTTCACTTGCTGTTGAGTTGCAGAAAAGAAGGTCTTCTTCCCCCAAATCTATATATCTTGTTTTCATACAATCCCACTATCTTACAGTCTGGACGGATTTGCATCATAAATGATCCTCCTCAGTGGAGCACTGAAGTCTACTAACAGATACTTTTCTCTAAGCCCTGATACCTGATGATACTGATCCCAAAATGATCCTTTACCATGGTTAGGAAGTTTCCCCTGGCATTTAGACTCCTGAGCATAGACCTGTGCATTTTCACAGCAGCAAAGTTCTTTTTCAGGTGAAATTCATCTCCAGACTCACTGGTTACTTAGGTATAGTATTATGTGAAGAAGCTCTGCATGAGAACTGTGGACTGACTTCATTCTTGGCTTGTTGGAGTTCAAGACCTAGTGTAAAGTAACTTCccaatgaaaaaataattccagaagTGCCTCACTGGCATGCATCACCTCGTTCCACCAGAATGCATACAATCTCTTCTTGATTTCGCAGGTCCTCGCGATGTGTTTGCTTGCAGAAGGCCAGCAGCTGTACCTGCACTGGAGTCACAAGGTAGGGAGAGTCAGGGCTTTCTGGTAACTCTATGCTTCTAATGGAGTCTGTGCTGTTTCTTTGCACAGGAAACCTCTTAGACtatgggagaaaaagaagagagagaagagattAATCTTACAAGATTGAGATACCCATGAAAATGTTATCTCCACCTGAGCTGATCGCTCAAACCCCTTTTGCACTCAGTGGAGGGAAATGAATCCTCTTCAGTGCAATTCATCCAGCTGGTCTTGGGCCTCTAAATTAAGATGAGATGAATCACACTCAAAGAACCCTTTTTCTCCAATGACTCTAAAAGGTGCCTGCAGTGACTCATTCAGGTGAAGATGTCTATATTTGACACATGTACATATGGTAACATGAAGTCAAAAGCAAAGTTTTCATGAGAAGCACTGCATGATTTTCTGGAGCAGACCCCAGCAACAGTGAAAAAAGTGTCTGCTCTCTCTGCAGGAGAGAAATACGGCTTTTCCAAGGCATCCTGGTGCTTTATGCCTTTTGGTCTTTGGATGGTTCCCTGGGAGtggccaaggccaggctggatggggccctgagcaacttCATCCAGTGtgtggcatctctgcccatggcagggatgagctttaaagtccctttcaacccaaactgttctataGTTCTTAATTCTATTCTGTGGTTTGGGAAATGTGTTTTGGAGTTTTGAAGATGCAGAAACAAATTATCAGGGAGTTGTTGTAAAATTGTATTAGAATACTCTTAAGTAGTTTTTGAGTCTATGtgaaacatttgaaaatgcttCTCTATCCAATGCAGTTTAGGACACGATGCAATGTGATTACAAAGGCTGCAGTAGGAGGAAAGAGCTGAACATGCAGATGCTTGATCCTGTGTTTCTTCATTTAAGtaatggaaactgaatgatcttTACTATTGAAAAATGGGTTCCAGAAGAACCAGAAAGTTGTAGAACAATTtgtaaaaaaatcaaccaaacaaaaaaattaaaaaaagaaaaaaaagagaaaaaaaaaaaaagaaaaaaagaaaaaagaggcaTTATTGGATGCAAGAGATTAAGAATAGATAATTAAAGTACTGATCTGTAGAAGATCCCCTGAAGAGTGGTTAGGGCCTTGGCACAATTTCCTTTAGTTTTCAGCAGAAAGATGATATACCAAGAAGTATCTGCCATTACCACAGTGCTGGTACCAAATCAAACAAGAAGGTGAAGAATTGACTGAGACACTGCCTCACCTTTTTGGTTAAAAAGTGAACTCTCATCTCTTTATTATGGGAGGCAGAATTTTGCTGAAGCCTGTTACAAGGCAGCTCACAGAACAAGGAAGCTGTGTTGTTATCACTTTAGGGTGAAATTTGTCACTTCCGAGTTTAGAAGTGATGAATTCCATCTGCAAGTTAGGGATTCAATATAGGCTGATCACCTAAGCTCCATCTATATCAATAGAGATTCCATCATAATGCAAGTAGGAATGGATCACCTCTGAAATTCCTCTTTTCTCCACTGATTACAGAGAGTATCCTAAGAATTGACTTAGTTGAGTACCCAGCTCCTGAAATCAGTCCTGCCATACTGATAGCACTGTGGATTTGGTTTTAGTCTGATTGTATCTCTCTGTCTCTGACCTGGCACAGTCCATCTCATGCATCTGACAAAACTTTTCAAGCTGCTTAAATTAGCTGTGACTTAGATGGATGGCATACCCTATGCAGAAATGCTGAAGCTGATTTATGTCTTCTTTGTGTCCCCAGATTGGTACTTTTCTCGTCCTTGGCTTCTCTATCTCAGCACTCTTTGCATTATCTATACTCTGGCGAGATCACCGGAAAACTGTCCGCCTGTCATTCCAGGTAAGAGGGGTTGGGGGTCTATTTGAAAGAGCAGCTTGTTTATAGAAGTATTTTGTGACAATCGGCAGAAGATATTCCGTATGGTGGATGTTTTTCACATGTTTTTTGTTAGCAGGCCATGCTCTGAGTAAACTTTTATTATGATTTAACATTTCCTGTTGGGGGAAAGGAAGCCAAGGGCTGAGGTTGAGTTTCAAGCTATGTGATGTAACACGTCTCAGTTTGGAAAGATACAGAAAGTTGcaaccctttttttttattcttcccaaAAATGTAGGTGTGCTGTTAGGTTTCAGCTGTCCAGGACAGGTAAATCACCCCTTAGGTTGGTAGGTTTTCCACGGCAAGAACTTTCTCCCTCATCCCTCATTCAAATCTGCTGGTACATCAAAGTTTCAGTCTTTTGTGACTCAGAAGTGTCTAATCTCCTGAGGGCATGAGCACACTGATTTTTTGGGGAGCAGGTGGAGAACGCTGGTGTCAGGTGAGACAAAATGCTGGATGCAGGTCAGAGTTCATGGTTGCTGATCTCCTCAACTCTCACCAGCTCTGAAGGTGGAGGCAagagctgtcctgtgctgtTCATTGTCTAAGCATTCAGGTCCCCACTTGTATTGGGAAGGAAGAGGCATGTAGCCTTTCACTACACAGCTGCTTTGCAGGATCCAAACCACTCTACAGTTCAATGATTCTGTGCTATTTGGGCCTGTTTCCTCTCCCCTATGTGTCTTAGTGCTTGTGAAGGCTGGGAGAGCAATGCAAGCGGACTGGCAGAGGAATTGAAGACATGGTGTTGTAGGGTGTGATTAATTGCACATTCCTGTTCTACAATTCGCTAACCACTGGGTTATGCACTGGCATGAGAAACCATTGGCTTCTCCTCCCTGTGACAGACACCAGGGGATGTGGACGAGGAGAAGGAGAGACAAGAGCCTTTGGGTTCCCTATAGGTGCTGTTTATTTCAGGTGACCATGCCCTTTGAGACGGCCTCCTGTTGCTGTTCCCAAAGGACATGAATCTCTTGTAGGTACTGTGTCTTGTCCATTAGCCCTGCAAATCCATCTCAGGTATTCTGGACATCTCAGATGGCACCTCTGCTTGCACAGCTGAATCCTGGTTCTGCTCAGGAGATGTTGGTATCAAGTGTCTGGGGCAGACACTGTCACATGCAGTAACTTCTCCAGTGACTGCTGCTTTCTTCAACCCTTCCAGCTTAGAGAATTGAGCATCAGGACTAAGAAATAGGAAAGGCTCGCGTCTggagggttgggttttttccctagTACATATTTTAGTAACTGTCAGTTCTAGCTGGAATATTCACCACAGGGCTCTGATGAGCATGAGAAGACAATGGACTGGTTTCTAGTTCAGGAACCCATCCAGGTGTAAAGGCTGTAGCTCTGATGGGGATTATTTCCATCTGTCTCCACAGTTCATCCTTTGACTaaaatccttttcttctctttgccaGGTCACAGCTCCTTATCTCCACATAGGGGCAATTGCCATCATGGTCCTTCTTGCCTGGCCTGTGGCTCTTCATGCCATCAGAGCAGATAAGAAAGGTACGGCAGCTCTGGTTCCTGCTTCCTGTATGATAAAAGATATACACGAGCATGGGAAAAGAAGCATGCAGGAGCCCTTTCCACCCACACCTGCACTCCAGATGGAGAAGACTTTCAAATTCTGCATCTCCCAGGGAAATTAGTAGGCCTGGGGCTTGGGCTGTGCACTGCCCTATTGCTGTCCCAGTGTGTTACTGGTTTACATGTCACCTTGCACTCTTTTGCCCTATAATGAGGCAGTGGTGGGCATTGAGACAGAGGAGACAGAGCAGAAGCACCCATGTTCTGAGTCATGAGTGAAAATTTGTTTAGCCCTCTGTAGGAGAAAGCAGCCAGTGGCAGCTCCCTTGGGtgatttttgctttctgtgtaCAGAAGGGATCTCCAGTCCAGTCAGACAAACCACACCTCAGGAGAGATCAGCTGAGATAGGGAAAAGATCTTTTTGATAAGTTCCTAGTGTTATCTCACGGGAAGTTCCTGCCTACTACTGGGAAGAATGACCAAATGTCATAAGGATAAAGCCAGATGCCAGGAACAACTGCAGAAAAACCTGGCTGGGAGCGTCTGATTTTCTCTTATTGTCTCTCCATAGAGCCAAAAATACCTTCCTGACAGCCATCTTCAGATACTGGTTTGCAATAAAAATCACAGACaggcattttgttttcctgtccaAGGCTTTTCTTGTTGAACTGCAGCTGGTGAGGTTGAGGGAGAATACACAGGGACCCTAGGCTGTATACCACCATGCTTGAGATACTCCTAGCTTAGTACATCATCATTTTAGCGTAAGCCCAAATTCCTTCAGAGCCACTGGCACAGAGGGATGGTGGTACCCACTCAAGAAAGAGGTGGTGGTGCACAGGTGCTCATTTCTCAGAAGAACTGTTTTGgtccctgaggagaaggactgGGGGCTCTTGGGCAATGTGTCAACAGACTCCAGAGAAGACCACAGATAATTATTTGGCAAGTTTCTAGGTACAATATTCATGCTCTCAGGGTCTGCAGGATTATCTAGGTCACACTGAAGGTCACTAGCAACTATCTGAATGAACCAGGGAAGTATTCCAAGTAAAGAGATGCAACATAATTGAAGGAGAGGTACCTCCTCTTCTTCGTTGTGAATGAAACTTGAAAATAGTGCTTGTTCTCATCTGAGTAAGAAAAAGTTAGCATCCTGCTGTTGAGGATTGTTTTTCTACATATGGAGGTGATTTCATTGCACCATGtctaaacaaaaaaagaaataaagccatATCTTGCTGTCATGCACAGTGAGATGTAATTAAAGCATAAAGCCTGCAGTCCTGACTTAGACAGCTTGCATCCTTGCTTTGACCAATATGTTTTCCTGGGTTGCATTGTTcggaaagaaagtgaaaattaggagaaggaaagaaaaaagggatggGACAAAACCAAAATGCTACTTAGCTGGAGGACTATATTAAAAGTGTCAAGTCAGACTCATATGTTACGATGTGGATTAACTCTAGCCTTCCTCCTTCAAATTCTTTCAGTTACTCAGGTGATAATTGTTGGTCCATACCTGGctatccttctctttcttttcttgataCCTCTGGGGATGTATTCTCCTTGCATCAGAGAGATGGGAACACTTGGACCAAAGCCAGCCCTCATTGGACACCGTGGAGCACCAATGGTAGGTCTGAAGAGGttattttatgtaatttctTCATCCTGTGTGTTGTTACTTTCATCATTGTCTTctgttgtttctttgtttttcccccatgAAATCAGTGTGGGGTGGGAGACATTTCTAGTCATTGGGACTACTTGCCAAAGGCATCGCTGCATGGGTTTGCTCACAAGGAAAACACTGTTCCTGAGGGACAGGACCAGGCTGAAGGGGGCCCTGAGCAACCGAGACTAGTGAAGGATGTCTCTGCCCTGACAGGCTGATTGGAACAGGGTGATCttaaaggttccttccaacccaaaccattctatgattctgttatTCTTCTACACAGTGGGTTTGGCtaaagtggaagaaaaaaacaatagaCTTAAACAATATAACGATGCTCCCTTAATAAAAAACAGATGCTACAAAGAGGCAGAAAGAGTTTGCAGAGTCCTCCAGAGTGTGTTTGAAAATTATCTGCTCATGTGCCTTTTTGTTCAGCTGGCGCCAGAAAACACTGAGATGTCATTTCTGAAGACGATTGAGCATGGTGGGGACGGTCTTGAAACAGATGTTGCCATAAGGTGAGGGCAAAACATCACATCTCACAGAATATGTGCTGCTTCTTCTAAGAGCTGTCTTTGGAGACATGCAGCTCCAGGGCACTGGGTTTTACTGATGGCTGGGACAGGGTCCCTCCCCTGTCATGTGATAACAGGGGCTGTAGGGCATGGCTGTTGTCAGGCAAGTCAATAAGCTGCAGCTATTGATTTAAAAATCGTTATTTCTACAGTGTGTTTTAAATGATTGGCAGAGTATAAAAACAAGCCCCTACTCTAGTCTGACTTCCAGGTCACAGTGAGGGTTATATCAGGTCTACAAACCAACAGAAAATAGTGTTCAGATTTGCGACATTTCCCTAATTATTAAATCTTTAATTGCCTTTGGTGAACCCATTGCCATGAAATGCTAACATTCTAACATTCTGTGTAGGATGAGCTGTTTCTAGGCATTGAATAAGAAAAACATTAACATTTAGATTTTCTACTAAACTAGACATttctataaaagaaaattttgtgtTTCCATCACTATCCATTCAGAATTCAGTTCTCTGGAAACCACAGAGAGACTTTGATGTCAGCAAAAAGAGATTTCAACAATAAGTTACTAATAATTTTTGAGGGAGTGGGCAGGCAAAAAGGTCATCTCCTTCACATTGCCCTTAGGGAAACTGGGGCACAGAGAAGCATGACTTCTGTGAGAACCCCTAGAAGTATTTAAGCTGGAAATAACCTGGTGTCTTGAGCCTCAGCATTCCTCCATATTGCATTCTCTGCACTAAGGAAGGCTGTACTTCTGCATTCACTGTGGCCCACATGTTCTGACCTGGCTTGATTCTGTTCATCCTGTGAATGAACCTGCTTCCCAGGTGACCTGAACTCTTGCTCTCTGGCAGCTATGATGGGGTTCCTTTCCTCATGCATGATGACACCTTGAGAAGGACAACTAATATCCAAGAAGTCTACCCTAATGACACTGATAAAGCAGCTTCGTCATTCTCCTGGGATGCCCTGCAGAAATTGAATGCTGGAACGTGGTTCCTTAAGGTAAGCATCATAAAGGGCTAGAAGCATTCAAGGTCAGTTGGACTGGACTCTAGGCAACCTGATCCAGTAGGACACATCCCTGTTTACTGCAGGGGGCATGGACTAAATGAgctttaaaggtctcttccaatccaAGCTTTCCTGTGATTTCATGACTATCACCAACTAGATGTAAAAGAGACACAAACTGTCTATTATTTAACATCATCAGTGTTAGCAGAGGAACAGCTAGTTGAGTCGAAACTCAAATAAGTCAGTGTAAATCCTTCAGTTTGGGTCTCTTTACTTTGTTCAGTCTGCCTTCAGGTTAAGAAGACCTGTAACAATTGGCTAGTGGGTGTTCTTGTGTCACCTTAtcatggcagcagcagagctcatgggctgtgggaaggagaaaagaacTACTTGTGCAATGTGCTATTTATAACATTCAGAACTAACAAGGTGGGACAGAGAAGCACAGCAGAGATAGCTTTGAACTATGCAATTAAGGTCCCAGAAGCAATGTCCTCACAGCCTGGATTAACTTCCCCCATTTCTTATgtagaagaaataagaaaaagaaaatatcccCACCTGTTGAAGACTGACATCAAACTATTTCCCTCTTAGAGATGCAGCTGGCTCCCAGAGCAAACTGCCTGatctatttccttttttttttatacctgTTTATTTCTAGAACAAACCATTTTTAGGGATGGGCTCGTTGTCAAAGGCAGATCAAAAAGAGGCAATGAATCAGTCCATTTACACGCTAAGTGGTTTTTTGCGCCTCGCAGACAGTCACAATAAACTTGTGATATTTGATCTCTACCGCCCTCCAGAGAAACATCCTTACAGAAACTTGTGGGTCCGCAAAATCCTGGACGTCATCCTCAAGGAGTCAAAGATTAAACGCCATCTGGTAGGGTGGTCTCACTCCATATCCCTTTTTCTTGCTCTCCTCATCGTGACTTTGGGACATACTCTGCATGATTTCACCTGCATAAAATTGGCCCATAGCATTTCACTTGATTTAAAAGGCATCATTTGGAGTATATTCCTAATATTAGTTACTCAGAAGGTTCACAATGGTGTAATCTTtcagcagcaaaggaaaaaaggcagtcTATATACAGCTGATGCCTTAGCCCTTAAACAGCACCCCTTTATAAATATGATTGTCAGTCCACTTCCTGCTACCCATGCTTGTTTTATACATTGCATAAAAATTCCTGacttatattaaaataaattgtgaaTCTTTATTGCTTTCCTCACCCTGGCAGTGGATGAATGCTAAACTCATGGGAATCATGTTATGTACTCATTGATGTCTGGGGAGTTATGCTGATCTGTATCTGCTGAAGATCTTTTCTTCCATGCTGGAAGAATGGtagaacagaatatttttggTTGCCTTTTCCATAAACTAAAgcttttcattcattttcaaCACTGCATCTTTTGTTGGGCTGTATGAAACGTACTCACTGATTTCCAGAGGATAAGCAAGGAACAATGGATACTTATTTCTTGATAAAAGTGACTTACAAGTCCTAACCATCTGAATATTCTGAAGTTCTAAGCATCTGAATATTATTTGATCATTGGGAGAAACACCATCTGACAGGCTGGGTTAAGCCCCTCAAGACATTATCTTTACTGGGCTTGTGTGAACAGTGGGGTATATTAGGAGCATGAATTTTTCTGCTGAGAATTCACTGGTTCCTCTTGTCACCTGCAGGTCCTGTGGCTGCATAACGGAGTGAGGTCCTTTGTTCAATCTGTTGCTCCTGGGTTTCAGCACACGATGGGCAGGAAGGCACCAATAGAAGACCTAATAAAGCACAATATTGTCAAACTCAATTTGGTCTACACTGACATGTCCAGTGAAGACATCCGGTAGGTTTCAGCCCCAAGTGCAATCTTTGGGGTGCATCTGGACTACGTTTGCCTCATGCATGGGGCAATGTCTCCCTCCAGTGACCAGTTCCAGAGACTATAACAATTTGAGAATAGGTTGTTCAGATCAAGTAGCCATCCCTGAT encodes:
- the GDPD4 gene encoding glycerophosphodiester phosphodiesterase domain-containing protein 4, with protein sequence MEASPTSLKRLRFGKLKVVRRRLLQRYEHQPFISCLAGFYSCRWKRYQRERTEPGKCCCNMRECMFFPLLVAAFCFSLVFLYTWGEGKNDYNSFDWYNYGNLGFWFLWSLVILIVAAVLFAYISLLLVLAMCLLAEGQQLYLHWSHKIGTFLVLGFSISALFALSILWRDHRKTVRLSFQVTAPYLHIGAIAIMVLLAWPVALHAIRADKKVTQVIIVGPYLAILLFLFLIPLGMYSPCIREMGTLGPKPALIGHRGAPMLAPENTEMSFLKTIEHGGDGLETDVAISYDGVPFLMHDDTLRRTTNIQEVYPNDTDKAASSFSWDALQKLNAGTWFLKNKPFLGMGSLSKADQKEAMNQSIYTLSGFLRLADSHNKLVIFDLYRPPEKHPYRNLWVRKILDVILKESKIKRHLVLWLHNGVRSFVQSVAPGFQHTMGRKAPIEDLIKHNIVKLNLVYTDMSSEDIRKYAEANITTNFYVVNEPWLYSLAWCSGAHSVTTNAVHLLKDLSQPLFLMTPQQYNIMWILTDLTSAFLISLIFALHWWREKNFSCCAQDSNPMIESGGTYNKFKTELSDMPAVLA